One region of Rhodospirillaceae bacterium genomic DNA includes:
- a CDS encoding ABC transporter ATP-binding protein, translated as MSALLEVVGVSKSFGPVAAVDNLSLEVGGNEFFALLGPSGCGKTTLLRMIAGFEQPDQGRILLDGVDITGIKANKRPINLMFQSYALFPHMSVAGNVAYGLEMEGLRGTELTKRVDAVLELVQLSALAKRKPVQLSGGQKQRVALARALVKRPKLLLLDEPLGALDKKLREQMQIELKRLQQETGIAFLVVTHDQEEALTMADRIALLRQGRIAQLGEPRALYERPGSRFVADFIGQMNFLEGMRVAEGFAVPGLGLFNAANLDDVPLGAAGALAVRPERIAVQDAEMAGAIAAEVEGLAYLGQDLMLHLRLDGQDKPVVARVHAANPITTHVARGNRVWCGWPAAHSLILSE; from the coding sequence ATGAGCGCATTGCTGGAGGTTGTGGGCGTCTCGAAGAGCTTCGGTCCGGTGGCGGCGGTCGACAATCTGTCGCTGGAAGTGGGTGGCAACGAGTTCTTTGCGCTGCTGGGGCCGTCCGGCTGCGGCAAGACCACGTTGCTGCGCATGATCGCAGGCTTCGAGCAGCCGGACCAGGGGCGCATCCTGCTGGACGGTGTCGACATCACCGGCATCAAGGCCAACAAGCGGCCGATCAACCTCATGTTCCAATCCTACGCGCTGTTCCCGCATATGAGTGTCGCGGGCAATGTTGCCTATGGGCTGGAGATGGAAGGCTTGCGCGGGACGGAACTCACTAAACGCGTCGATGCGGTGCTGGAACTGGTGCAATTGTCGGCACTGGCCAAGCGGAAGCCCGTGCAATTGTCGGGCGGGCAGAAGCAGCGCGTGGCACTGGCGCGCGCCCTGGTGAAGCGACCGAAACTGCTGCTGCTCGATGAGCCTTTGGGGGCGCTTGACAAGAAACTGCGCGAGCAGATGCAGATCGAGTTGAAACGCCTGCAGCAGGAAACCGGCATCGCCTTCCTGGTCGTGACCCATGACCAGGAGGAAGCGCTCACCATGGCGGACCGGATCGCCCTGCTGCGCCAAGGCCGCATCGCACAGCTCGGCGAACCCCGGGCGCTCTACGAACGGCCGGGCAGCCGGTTCGTGGCTGACTTCATCGGCCAGATGAATTTCCTCGAGGGCATGCGCGTGGCCGAGGGTTTCGCCGTGCCGGGCCTTGGCCTGTTCAATGCGGCCAATCTCGACGACGTGCCGCTGGGTGCGGCGGGCGCGCTTGCCGTGCGGCCGGAACGGATTGCGGTACAGGATGCCGAAATGGCTGGCGCCATCGCGGCGGAGGTCGAGGGCCTTGCTTATCTCGGCCAGGATCTGATGCTGCATCTGCGCCTGGATGGCCAGGACAAGCCCGTGGTGGCGCGCGTCCATGCGGCCAACCCGATCACCACCCATGTCGCGCGCGGCAACCGGGTCTGGTGCGGCTGGCCGGCGGCGCATAGTTTGATCTTGTCGGAATGA
- a CDS encoding ABC transporter permease, producing the protein MSRNPIQAWLSAHLLLVYVFLYGPILVLVALSFNKAGMPNVWTGFSLQWYGELFANEKIIASVGNSLFIAFAATIISTVIGTLLAMGLEERRPRVATEALIAAPMIIPDIVMAISLLSFYSLIKLTLGSHSVILSHSAFMISFVCAVVRTRFKHFDRSIIEASIDLGAGEFTTFRRVTLPVIAPGVIAAALLGFTLSFDEFIIAYFTSGPSSASITFPMQIYAMIRFGVTPDVNAVATIVMLVSFFLIFLSQRINREVDA; encoded by the coding sequence ATGAGCCGGAACCCGATCCAGGCCTGGCTCAGCGCACACCTGCTGCTGGTCTATGTCTTTCTCTATGGGCCGATCCTGGTGCTGGTGGCGCTCTCCTTCAACAAGGCCGGCATGCCCAATGTCTGGACCGGCTTTTCGCTGCAATGGTATGGCGAATTGTTCGCCAATGAGAAGATCATCGCCTCGGTGGGCAATTCGCTGTTCATCGCCTTTGCAGCGACAATCATTTCGACCGTGATCGGGACCCTGCTCGCCATGGGGCTCGAAGAGCGGCGGCCGCGGGTGGCGACCGAGGCGCTCATCGCCGCCCCCATGATCATCCCCGACATCGTGATGGCGATCAGCCTCTTGAGCTTCTATTCGCTGATCAAGCTCACGCTGGGCTCGCATTCCGTGATCCTCAGCCATTCCGCCTTCATGATCTCGTTTGTGTGTGCCGTCGTGCGGACTCGCTTCAAGCATTTCGACCGCTCGATCATCGAAGCCTCGATCGATCTCGGTGCGGGTGAGTTCACGACTTTCCGCCGGGTGACCCTGCCGGTCATTGCGCCGGGTGTGATCGCGGCAGCACTCCTCGGCTTCACCTTGTCGTTCGACGAATTCATCATTGCCTATTTCACCAGCGGGCCCAGTTCCGCTTCCATCACCTTTCCCATGCAGATTTACGCCATGATCCGATTCGGTGTGACGCCGGACGTCAATGCGGTGGCCACCATCGTGATGCTCGTCTCGTTCTTCCTCATCTTCCTCTCGCAACGCATCAACCGCGAGGTGGACGCATGA
- a CDS encoding ABC transporter permease, whose product MVVSRRIVLTGPGIAWIMALLVIPCALLLVNSFFERGIYGGIDYVFTFENYVRAIDPLYGEIFWNSARVAGITTLISLALGYPAAYCIALSPKRRQMALLILVMLPLWSNYLIRTYAWMVLLNGEGLINRSLIGLGLIDAPLPLLYNDFAIIVGLTYAYVPFMILALFSSISKLAPELREASTDLGASPLMTFWRVTFPLTLPGIAAGSVFVFVLSIGNFVTPDLLGGGKRTMIGNLIYDQFLTARDWPFGSAIAAIVIFIMMALLTLQAVLINRRDRDEKTT is encoded by the coding sequence ATGGTTGTTTCACGCCGCATCGTGCTGACGGGGCCGGGTATCGCCTGGATCATGGCGCTGCTGGTCATCCCCTGCGCCCTGCTGCTGGTGAACTCGTTCTTCGAGCGCGGCATCTATGGCGGCATCGATTACGTCTTCACCTTCGAGAATTATGTCCGCGCGATCGACCCGCTCTATGGCGAGATCTTCTGGAACTCCGCGCGCGTCGCCGGCATCACCACGCTCATCTCCTTGGCGCTGGGCTATCCCGCTGCCTACTGCATCGCCCTTAGCCCCAAGCGCCGGCAGATGGCACTCCTCATCCTGGTGATGCTGCCGCTCTGGAGCAATTACCTCATCCGCACCTATGCCTGGATGGTGCTGTTGAACGGCGAGGGGCTGATCAACCGGTCGCTCATCGGGCTGGGATTGATCGATGCGCCGCTGCCGCTGCTCTATAACGATTTTGCCATCATCGTCGGCCTCACCTATGCCTATGTGCCTTTCATGATCCTGGCGCTGTTCAGTTCGATCTCGAAACTGGCGCCGGAACTGCGCGAGGCCTCGACGGATCTCGGCGCCAGCCCGCTCATGACCTTCTGGCGCGTGACCTTTCCGCTCACCTTGCCAGGCATTGCCGCGGGCAGCGTGTTCGTGTTCGTGCTCTCGATCGGCAATTTCGTGACGCCGGATCTGCTGGGCGGCGGCAAACGGACGATGATCGGCAACCTCATCTATGACCAGTTCCTGACCGCGCGGGACTGGCCGTTCGGCTCGGCGATCGCCGCCATCGTCATCTTCATCATGATGGCGCTTCTCACCTTGCAGGCGGTGCTCATCAACCGCCGCGACCGCGACGAGAAGACGACATGA
- a CDS encoding spermidine/putrescine ABC transporter substrate-binding protein, which produces MMRKTLGLGVCAILATLSSAAFAEGKIVISNWDGYMPKELLENFTKETGIAAEMTVHATNEEIMGKVVASGGKGYDVLFVSGQFGEALHKLGLAADLDHGNIPNLANLYPEAMKLSHDEGLKYSVPYAWGTTGLCYRSDVVTTAPSSWNDLLKPTDALKGKTTMLATDRWLMMPALLALGYSINTVKEDEIAAAKAQLIETKKTLLTYDDTTFYQKLVSGEASMVEAWDGWCNYGIAENAQIKYVIPKEGSDMWVDTMVVTSASENKAAAEAFINYVLKPEVHRWVAENILYKVPNKAAMDALDPKLIEQYPNLALSPAELLKFEQLRDLGEGQKLWSKTVTEITSAN; this is translated from the coding sequence ATGATGCGCAAGACATTGGGATTGGGCGTTTGCGCGATCCTGGCGACGCTGAGCAGCGCCGCTTTCGCCGAAGGCAAGATCGTCATCTCGAACTGGGATGGCTATATGCCGAAGGAATTGCTGGAGAACTTCACCAAGGAAACCGGCATCGCCGCGGAAATGACGGTCCATGCCACCAATGAAGAGATCATGGGCAAGGTCGTGGCCTCGGGCGGCAAGGGCTATGACGTCCTGTTCGTCTCCGGCCAGTTCGGCGAAGCGCTCCACAAGCTGGGCCTCGCCGCCGATCTCGACCATGGCAACATTCCGAACCTCGCCAATCTGTACCCTGAGGCGATGAAGCTCAGCCATGACGAGGGCCTCAAATATTCGGTGCCCTATGCCTGGGGCACCACGGGCCTCTGCTATCGCAGCGACGTGGTCACCACGGCGCCCAGCAGCTGGAACGATCTCCTGAAGCCCACGGATGCGCTGAAGGGCAAGACCACCATGCTGGCGACCGATCGTTGGCTGATGATGCCGGCGCTCCTGGCGCTGGGCTATTCGATCAACACGGTCAAGGAAGACGAGATCGCCGCCGCCAAAGCGCAGCTCATCGAGACCAAGAAGACGCTGCTGACCTATGACGACACCACCTTCTACCAGAAGCTGGTTTCGGGCGAGGCGTCGATGGTCGAGGCCTGGGACGGCTGGTGCAATTACGGCATCGCCGAAAACGCGCAGATCAAATATGTCATCCCCAAGGAAGGCAGCGACATGTGGGTCGACACGATGGTGGTGACCTCGGCCTCCGAGAACAAGGCGGCGGCGGAAGCCTTCATCAACTATGTGCTGAAGCCGGAAGTCCATCGCTGGGTGGCGGAGAACATCCTCTACAAGGTGCCGAACAAGGCGGCCATGGACGCGCTCGACCCGAAGCTGATCGAGCAATATCCGAACCTGGCCCTGTCGCCCGCGGAGCTGCTGAAGTTCGAGCAGCTGCGTGACCTCGGCGAGGGCCAGAAGCTCTGGTCGAAGACGGTGACCGAGATCACCAGCGCAAACTAA
- a CDS encoding cupin domain-containing protein, with protein MPRNAPKPTAAKRITAKPPIKSGVPPTKIADLWLGQHLRGLRKMHDLSLEQLAGRCGLSVGALSQIERGITSPTMRSLRRLSEVFNVPMSQLFHEGEYPPVEELGRIVRAQGRRVLSLNTSGVQKELLTPAASGALEIYLVTIAPGGSSGPELYTHKGEEGGYVMEGEMLLEVEDRTFHLKTGDSFRFKSQTPHRFANTTRKETVVVWTNVVG; from the coding sequence ATGCCAAGAAACGCGCCGAAACCGACCGCCGCCAAGCGGATAACAGCCAAGCCCCCGATCAAATCCGGCGTGCCGCCGACCAAGATCGCCGATCTGTGGCTGGGCCAGCACCTGCGCGGCTTGCGCAAGATGCACGATCTGTCGCTGGAACAGCTGGCCGGGCGCTGCGGCCTCTCCGTAGGCGCATTGTCCCAGATCGAGCGCGGCATCACCTCGCCCACCATGCGGTCGCTCCGCCGCCTGTCCGAAGTCTTCAACGTGCCGATGTCGCAGCTCTTCCACGAGGGCGAGTATCCGCCGGTCGAGGAGCTGGGCCGCATCGTGCGCGCGCAGGGGCGAAGGGTGCTTTCGCTCAACACCAGCGGTGTGCAGAAGGAACTGCTGACCCCCGCCGCCTCGGGGGCGCTTGAGATCTACCTTGTCACCATCGCGCCCGGCGGCTCCTCCGGCCCCGAGCTCTACACCCACAAGGGCGAGGAAGGCGGCTATGTCATGGAAGGCGAGATGCTGCTGGAGGTGGAGGACCGCACCTTCCACCTGAAGACCGGCGATTCCTTCCGCTTCAAAAGCCAGACCCCGCATCGCTTCGCCAACACCACGAGGAAAGAAACCGTGGTCGTCTGGACCAACGTGGTGGGGTAG
- a CDS encoding FAD-dependent oxidoreductase, translated as MQTSCDLVIIGAGAAGLAAADAAAKAGLHVELLEAMDRIGGRAFTDTASLPAPFDHGCQWLHSASINPFREEADKHGFRYWTDPFQIRIHDGKGWLDDEANEQYAAFSDATSDQIDAAALAGNDGAAAAFIDRNNPWAQLFARNYAGILAVAPERSATYDSGRYTDTDEDWPIENGYGALIAATYAHVPVHLNCPVQSVDWSRAEIMVGTANGVVLCRAVLVTVPIPALKAGRLKFSPQLPGWKCHALDRIEMGYAEKVGFWLKRDPCPDIGMHYAMLNGPEAPDAAFLVKPYGRPMITFFAGADYARDLFAQGEEVAIAAARKLLGDTFGADIAGDIVTAKATQWVANPWVGGGYSSLKPGGGEARADLAKPIDNRLFFAGEATSPDAFTTAHGARQSGLDAVKAIAQALAG; from the coding sequence ATGCAAACATCCTGCGATCTTGTCATCATCGGCGCGGGTGCTGCCGGTCTCGCCGCCGCCGATGCCGCGGCCAAGGCCGGGCTCCATGTCGAATTGCTGGAGGCGATGGATCGCATCGGCGGTCGCGCCTTTACCGATACAGCGAGCCTGCCCGCCCCCTTCGACCATGGCTGTCAGTGGTTGCATTCCGCCAGCATCAACCCGTTCCGGGAGGAGGCCGACAAGCACGGCTTCCGCTACTGGACTGACCCGTTCCAGATCCGCATCCATGACGGCAAAGGATGGCTGGACGATGAGGCGAATGAGCAATACGCGGCCTTTTCCGACGCGACTTCCGACCAGATTGATGCAGCCGCTTTGGCCGGTAACGATGGCGCGGCGGCAGCCTTCATCGACCGGAACAATCCCTGGGCACAGCTCTTCGCACGCAATTACGCGGGCATTCTCGCCGTAGCGCCGGAGCGTTCCGCGACCTATGACAGCGGTCGCTACACCGATACCGACGAGGATTGGCCGATCGAAAACGGCTATGGCGCCCTCATCGCCGCCACCTACGCCCATGTACCGGTCCATCTCAATTGCCCAGTGCAGTCGGTCGACTGGAGCAGAGCAGAGATCATGGTTGGCACGGCCAACGGCGTGGTCCTCTGCCGCGCCGTCCTAGTGACGGTACCAATCCCGGCCCTGAAAGCCGGCCGCCTCAAATTCTCCCCGCAGCTTCCCGGCTGGAAGTGCCACGCCCTCGACCGTATCGAGATGGGCTATGCCGAAAAGGTGGGATTCTGGCTGAAGCGCGATCCCTGCCCCGACATCGGCATGCATTACGCCATGCTGAACGGGCCCGAAGCACCCGACGCCGCCTTCCTGGTAAAGCCCTATGGCAGACCGATGATCACCTTCTTCGCCGGCGCCGATTATGCCCGCGACCTGTTCGCTCAGGGCGAAGAGGTGGCCATCGCCGCGGCAAGAAAGCTGCTGGGCGATACGTTCGGTGCCGATATCGCGGGCGATATCGTCACGGCCAAGGCGACGCAATGGGTTGCCAATCCCTGGGTGGGCGGCGGCTATTCGTCACTGAAGCCCGGCGGCGGCGAAGCGCGGGCAGATCTTGCAAAGCCCATCGACAACCGCCTGTTCTTTGCCGGCGAAGCTACCTCGCCGGATGCCTTCACCACCGCCCATGGTGCCCGCCAGAGCGGTCTCGATGCGGTCAAGGCCATCGCCCAGGCACTCGCCGGCTAG
- a CDS encoding FAD-dependent oxidoreductase, giving the protein MQTSCDLVIIGAGAAGLAAAKAALAAGLNVEVVEAASRIGGRGFTDTTSFPAPFDMGCQWLHAASINPYTQIADRLGIRYRRYNFNYRIHDGTWWLNDQLVAEFSRDLGSFYDRVAQAGNDGKDVPAADFLAQDAPWTPLIRRAYTGYMAAGPEAVSTYDTSRFRFTEEDWPVEDGYGTLIERDGEDLEVNLNCPVKSIDWGEKEIMVGTAKGMIFCRAVLVTVSIAVLRAERIKFFPLLPDWKQSAIGRIEMGHAEKVGLWLKRDVFAGLDPHFAMLNWEGAPTAGFFMRPFERPMATLFTSGDFARDLFAQGPDAAIAEAKSLLAKVCGADILKEITTAKATGWGTDPLHLGAYSVLTPGGGEARAELAQPVDDRLFFAGEATSPDGFSTAHGAYNSGVAAIDAIKRALA; this is encoded by the coding sequence ATGCAAACCTCATGTGATCTCGTCATCATCGGGGCCGGCGCTGCCGGTCTTGCCGCCGCCAAGGCAGCCCTTGCCGCCGGGCTCAATGTTGAGGTCGTGGAAGCTGCTTCGCGCATCGGCGGACGCGGCTTTACCGACACGACCAGCTTTCCCGCCCCCTTCGACATGGGCTGCCAATGGCTCCATGCCGCCAGCATCAACCCCTATACCCAAATCGCCGACCGGCTCGGCATCCGCTATCGCCGCTACAATTTCAACTACCGCATCCATGACGGCACCTGGTGGCTGAACGACCAGTTGGTGGCCGAGTTCAGCCGTGACCTCGGCAGCTTTTATGACCGTGTCGCACAGGCCGGAAATGACGGAAAGGATGTGCCGGCAGCCGATTTCCTGGCGCAGGATGCGCCCTGGACCCCGCTGATCCGCCGCGCCTATACCGGCTACATGGCAGCAGGCCCTGAAGCCGTCTCGACCTACGACACATCCCGCTTCCGCTTCACCGAGGAAGATTGGCCGGTCGAGGATGGCTATGGCACCCTCATCGAGCGCGACGGGGAAGACCTCGAGGTCAACCTCAACTGCCCGGTGAAATCCATCGATTGGGGCGAAAAGGAGATCATGGTCGGCACCGCCAAGGGCATGATCTTCTGCCGCGCCGTGCTGGTCACCGTCTCGATCGCCGTGCTGCGGGCCGAGCGCATCAAATTCTTTCCCCTGTTGCCCGATTGGAAGCAGAGCGCCATCGGGCGCATCGAGATGGGCCATGCGGAAAAGGTCGGCCTGTGGCTGAAGCGCGATGTCTTCGCCGGCCTCGATCCCCACTTCGCCATGCTGAACTGGGAAGGTGCCCCTACCGCCGGCTTCTTCATGCGCCCCTTCGAGCGGCCGATGGCGACGCTCTTCACCAGCGGCGATTTCGCCCGCGATCTCTTCGCGCAAGGGCCGGACGCCGCCATTGCCGAGGCGAAATCCCTCCTCGCCAAAGTGTGCGGCGCCGACATTTTGAAAGAGATCACCACCGCCAAGGCGACCGGCTGGGGCACCGATCCCCTGCATCTCGGTGCCTATTCGGTGCTGACGCCCGGCGGCGGCGAGGCGCGGGCGGAGCTTGCCCAGCCCGTCGACGACCGGCTGTTCTTCGCGGGCGAAGCCACCTCGCCCGACGGCTTCTCGACCGCACACGGCGCCTATAACAGCGGTGTCGCTGCCATCGATGCCATCAAGCGCGCGCTTGCGTGA
- a CDS encoding DUF861 domain-containing protein, protein MASKKLVRMSKDGPAGKGLKQGGVTTLGKVIAGNPVESAHNYFTDKSGKFMTGVWECQKGTLKLGSYPFDEFCHILAGEVHITDQRGNTEIFKKGDTFSIAKGFKGTWHMPRTVRKFYTIYLDKAA, encoded by the coding sequence ATGGCATCGAAGAAACTCGTCCGCATGTCGAAGGACGGCCCCGCGGGCAAGGGCCTGAAGCAGGGTGGCGTCACCACCTTGGGCAAGGTCATCGCCGGCAATCCGGTCGAATCCGCCCATAACTATTTCACCGACAAGTCCGGCAAGTTCATGACCGGCGTCTGGGAATGCCAGAAGGGCACGCTGAAGCTCGGTTCCTACCCGTTCGACGAATTCTGCCACATCCTCGCTGGCGAGGTGCACATCACCGACCAGCGCGGCAACACCGAGATCTTCAAGAAGGGCGACACCTTCAGCATCGCCAAGGGCTTCAAGGGCACCTGGCACATGCCCAGGACGGTACGGAAGTTCTACACGATCTATCTCGACAAGGCGGCGTAA